A stretch of DNA from Nonlabens ponticola:
AACCGTGGCAAGCAAATCGCCATTTGGCATCAGTGCCTATCCCAATGCAGGATTGCCTAATGCTTTTGGCGAGTACGATGAATCGCCAGAACAAATGGCATCTCAAATACGAGAATACCTCGACAAATCACTGATCAACATCATCGGTGGTTGTTGTGGTACGACACCAGATCATATTGCTGCCATCGCTAAAATCGCTGCAGAATACAAGCCGAGACCCATTCCTTCACTTCAAAAACTAGCGTATGCCTGATAAACAAGTGAACGAATTTAGACCACTCAAACTTAGCGGACTCGAACCGCTAGTCATTACTCCCGAAAGTAATTTTGTCAATGTAGGCGAGCGTACCAATGTAGCGGGTTCCAAAAAATTCTTGCGTTTAATCAATGAGGATAAATTTGACGAGGCACTGGAAATAGCAAGAGATCAGGTGGACAATGGTGCGCAGATCATCGACATTAACATGGATGATGGAATGATCAATGGCAAGGCTGCCATGGTCAAATTCCTCAATCTCATAGCAGCAGAACCGGACATTTCGCGGGTGCCTATCATGATCGACAGTTCCAAATGGGAAATCATCGAGGCTGGATTGCAGGTTGTTCAGGGAAAATGCGTGGTCAATTCCATCAGCCTTAAGGAAGGCGAGGAAGAATTTGTCAAACACGCCAAAGCTATCAAACGCTACGGCGCCGCCGTGATCGTCATGGCCTTTGATGAAGTAGGTCAAGCAGACACCTATGAACGCCGCATTGAGATTGCCAAGCGCAGTTACGATATCCTGGTGGATAAGATAAATTTCGCGCCAGAGGACATCATTTTTGACCTGAACATATTTCCAGTGGCAACTGGAATGGAAGAACATAAACTCAACGCACTCGACTTTATCAATGGCACGCGTTGGGTGCGAGAGAACCTGCCGCATGCCAGCGTAAGTGGTGGCGTGAGCAATGTGAGTTTCAGCTTTCGTGGCAATAACAAAGTGCGTGAGGCCATGCATAGTGCCTTTCTATTTCATGCTATAAAGGCTGGAATGAACATCGGTATCGTGAACCCAGCACTGCTGGAAGTTTATGACGATATCGATAAGGAACTGCTGGAGTATGTAGAAGATGTCTTGCTCAATCGTCGGGATGACGCCACTGAACGACTACTCGATTATGCCGAGAGCGTTACTCAAACAGTAAGAACCAGCACGATAGATAACAGTTGGCGTGAAACACCTCTACAGGATCGAATCACACGAGCTCTTATTAAAGGTATTGACGCCTACATCATAGAAGATGTCGAGGAAGCCAGACAAGTATCCAGCGCGCCGATCGAGGTCATAGAAGGTCACTTGATGACAGGTATGAATGTCGTCGGCGACCTGTTTGGTTCTGGAAAAATGTTCCTACCGCAAGTAGTCAAGAGTGCACGCGTTATGAAAAAGGCGGTAGCCTATCTGTTGCCCTACATTGAAGCAGAGAAAGAAAAGAATTTAAAAGAAAATCCTGATTTTCTTTCCAGCACCAGTTCGCCAAAGGTATTGATGGCCACCGTAAAAGGTGACGTGCATGACATCGGGAAAAACATTGTTTCGGTAGTACTTGCATGCAATAATTATGAGATCATTGATCTAGGCGTCATGGTACCACCAGAAAAAATTCTGGATGCTGCAATTGAACATCAAGTGGATATCATTGGCCTGAGCGGACTCATCACGCCGTCGCTGGATGAGATGGTTTATATCGCCAAGGAGATGAAACGACGCAATTTTGAGGTGCCTTTGATGATAGGTGGTGCGACGACTTCGCGAGCGCATACGGCCGTCAAGATTGCACCAGAATATGACGGAACCATCGTTCACGTGAATGATGCCAGTCGTGCGGTAACCGTCGCTGGAGAATTGACTGGTGATAAGGGTGATGACTATCACGCTTTCGCGAAAGCTAAAAAAGAAGAATACACTAAACTGCGCAATGACTTTTTAGGTAGGGCCAAGAAAAAGGATTTCCTAACGATTGAGCAGGCACGAGAAAATAAACTACAATTGGATTGGAGCAATTACCAACCTGTGAAGCCGAAGGAACTTGGCGTTCATGAGTTGGAAGCAATTGATTTAAAAGAAGTTGTTCCATACATTGACTGGTCGCCGTTCTTCCGCAGTTGGGATTTGCATGGTCGTTATCCTGATATTTTGACCGATGCCGTCGTGGGCGAGCAAGCGACAGATCTTTTTGCAGATGCTCAAGAAATGTTGAAGAAAATCATTGATGAGAATTGGTTAGTGGCAAAAGCACTCTACGGTTTGTTCCCAGCAAATTCCAATGAGCAGGATGACATAGAGGTCAAGGGAACTGATCAGGATTTTATATTCAGAACCTTGCGCCAACAATCCAAAAAAGCGGTTGGAAAACCTCAAATCGCACTATCTGACTTCATCGCACCACAGGAATCCGGCGTTCAAGATTATATAGGAGTATTTTGTGTGAGCACAGGTTTTGGTGTTCCAGAACGAGCTGCGCAATTTGAGAAGGATCACGACGATTACAATTCCATCATGCTCAAAGCTCTTGCCGACCGACTCGCCGAAGCGCTAGCCGAATATCTGCACCTAAGAATACGTAAGGAATTCTGGGGTTATGCCAGCGACGAGCAGTTGGAAAACAATGACTTGATCAAAGAAGCCTATAAAGGAATACGACCTGCTCCAGGTTATCCAGCCTGTCCAGATCACTTGGAAAAAGAGACGATTTGGGAATTGTTGCAAGTAGAAAAACGCATAGGCGTAAAGCTTACGGAAAGCCTTGCCATGTGGCCGGCAGCCAGTGTTTCCGGCTACTACATTGCACATCCAGAATCACGCTACTTTGGGCTGGGCAAGATTAAGGAAGATCAGGTCAAGGACTATGCAGACCGTAAAGGAATCTCTTTTGCGAAAGCGGAAAAATGGCTCAACCCAAACATCGCTGATTAATCCAGAAGAATTTAATGAAGATTACAGACCATATCAAAAACGCTGACGACACGCTCTTCAGTTTTGAAATTATACCGCCAGTCAAGGGCAAATCCATACAGGAATTGTACAATAACATCGATCCCTTGATGGAATTTAAGCCGCCATTTATTGATGTGACAACCTCGCGCGAAGAGTACATTTATATTGAAAAACAAGGTGGTCTTCTGGAAAAACGATTGACCAGAATGCGTCCTGGAACGCTAGGAATTTGTGCGGCAATCCAGAATAAATATGATGTAGATACTGTGCCGCACTTGCTTTGCGGTGGGTTCACCAAACAGGAAACCGAGTATTTACTGGTTGATTGTCAATACCTCAAAATTGAGAACGTCATGGCGCTGCGCGGCGATGCGAGAAAGGAAGAAAAACGCTTTGAAAGTACTGACGGCGGTCATGAGTTCGCAATCGATCTAGTCAAACAAATAGAAAATCTCAACCAGGGTAATTATTTACATGAGGTGATTGAGATCTCGTGCGATGTTGACTTTTGCATAGGTGTGGCTGGCTACCCAGAAAAACACGAGGAATCGCCATCCTTGCAATCAGATCTCAAGCGATTGAAAGATAAGGTAGACGCAGGTGCAGATTATGTGGTGACGCAAATGTTTTTTGACAATCAAAAATATTTTGCCTTTGTCAAAGCCGCTCGCAAGAGGGGAATTGAGGTGCCTATCATTCCTGGAATCAAGCCTATTGCCACAAAAAGACATCTTCAATTATTGCCGCAAACCTTTCATCTGGACATGCCGCAAGAATTAGTTGAGGCCGTAGAAAACTGCAAGAACAATAAAGACGTACGTCAAGTGGGCGTGGAGTTTTGCATTGAGCAGTGTCGTGAGTTATTGGAGCATGATGTAC
This window harbors:
- the metH gene encoding methionine synthase, whose amino-acid sequence is MPDKQVNEFRPLKLSGLEPLVITPESNFVNVGERTNVAGSKKFLRLINEDKFDEALEIARDQVDNGAQIIDINMDDGMINGKAAMVKFLNLIAAEPDISRVPIMIDSSKWEIIEAGLQVVQGKCVVNSISLKEGEEEFVKHAKAIKRYGAAVIVMAFDEVGQADTYERRIEIAKRSYDILVDKINFAPEDIIFDLNIFPVATGMEEHKLNALDFINGTRWVRENLPHASVSGGVSNVSFSFRGNNKVREAMHSAFLFHAIKAGMNIGIVNPALLEVYDDIDKELLEYVEDVLLNRRDDATERLLDYAESVTQTVRTSTIDNSWRETPLQDRITRALIKGIDAYIIEDVEEARQVSSAPIEVIEGHLMTGMNVVGDLFGSGKMFLPQVVKSARVMKKAVAYLLPYIEAEKEKNLKENPDFLSSTSSPKVLMATVKGDVHDIGKNIVSVVLACNNYEIIDLGVMVPPEKILDAAIEHQVDIIGLSGLITPSLDEMVYIAKEMKRRNFEVPLMIGGATTSRAHTAVKIAPEYDGTIVHVNDASRAVTVAGELTGDKGDDYHAFAKAKKEEYTKLRNDFLGRAKKKDFLTIEQARENKLQLDWSNYQPVKPKELGVHELEAIDLKEVVPYIDWSPFFRSWDLHGRYPDILTDAVVGEQATDLFADAQEMLKKIIDENWLVAKALYGLFPANSNEQDDIEVKGTDQDFIFRTLRQQSKKAVGKPQIALSDFIAPQESGVQDYIGVFCVSTGFGVPERAAQFEKDHDDYNSIMLKALADRLAEALAEYLHLRIRKEFWGYASDEQLENNDLIKEAYKGIRPAPGYPACPDHLEKETIWELLQVEKRIGVKLTESLAMWPAASVSGYYIAHPESRYFGLGKIKEDQVKDYADRKGISFAKAEKWLNPNIAD
- the metF gene encoding methylenetetrahydrofolate reductase [NAD(P)H], whose amino-acid sequence is MKITDHIKNADDTLFSFEIIPPVKGKSIQELYNNIDPLMEFKPPFIDVTTSREEYIYIEKQGGLLEKRLTRMRPGTLGICAAIQNKYDVDTVPHLLCGGFTKQETEYLLVDCQYLKIENVMALRGDARKEEKRFESTDGGHEFAIDLVKQIENLNQGNYLHEVIEISCDVDFCIGVAGYPEKHEESPSLQSDLKRLKDKVDAGADYVVTQMFFDNQKYFAFVKAARKRGIEVPIIPGIKPIATKRHLQLLPQTFHLDMPQELVEAVENCKNNKDVRQVGVEFCIEQCRELLEHDVPVLHFYSMGKSDNIYDIARAIF